The DNA segment gataaaatattacagtggACTAACCTATTAACATGGGTCTCCTTactaatttaaaaaaaagagaaacatgCACCAACATGTCCTAATCTGCGTCCAACTCGTGCTTATTGCTTAATCATGTCCGGTAACAACTAACAACTAAACAGCAAGCCCTCTTCAACATCATTCTTCCAAGGTCTTGCTCTTGGTCAGCATCGGCGAACTCGCCGACAGGCTACTCGTACTCTCGCAGACATCATTCTTCCAAGGTCCTTCTCACACCTTAGATGCCAAAAATTGGCCGATTTTTGCAGAAAGCATTTCAGTTTATCCTCCTTTTGCGGGAGCATTGTCTTATCAGAGGTATTTGATTCATCATAACCATTTCCGCTCATCGTAATTCCTTTGTTTAAGCAAGTTCATGAGGTTTGTAGCTCAAATGCCCACAAATGCAGTGTTTGGTGCATATCATGTCCCTGTTATGAATGAATATTGCATTCTGTCATGAATCTCTCCCCATTAGTCATGTACTTCCTCCAATATCTCTTGTAATTGTGTATCCCCAAATCTAGCCAAGGTTTCATGACACCATTGTAGTGCAGAGTAGCAGCCTTTTCTATATCGACGCGACTAATTTCATAATCATGTCCAAGACCTGATTGGATCCATGAGTCTTCCAAAGGATATCTCAGATCTTGAAAGGCAAGTAAACTTACAGGGAGTGCTTTGAGTCGCTGTGATGTCAGGCTGTTCTTTTGCAACTACAAAAAGTAAAGGTAAAATCAGACAGCTGCTATTTTCTAGACATAATTAAGAATAGGACTACGGCTACAACCGGAACCACAATTTTTTCCTGTGATAACAAATTGATAATTTAATATGCTTCCCTTTGCATAGGACCAGATGAGGAATGGTGAGCGCTATATTAACCTTTTGGAGTAACTGATCATACAAACCAGTAATGCGGCGGTTCCTCcatttttccaattcaataatATTCAGCCCAGACAACCACAAACATGCATTGGTGTTGAATCTATGTTCCGCAATATACGCTCTCAGCTGACCTAATCTAACTCCACAGAACTGGGCAGCTCCAATCACTTTATCACCCATGTTGAGGTTCCACAGAAATGACAAGTCCTTCTGAACAATCAAATCATCATCCAGAACTACTACTCTATTCAAGCTAGGAAGAAGGTCAGGCAAGAGGAAATGTGAATGGCCAAAAACAGATATGTACTCGGTTTTCATCTGCCTGTGGGAAGGTTCAGAATGATTATGAATTGTGACACGGAATTCCTCTGCAGGCCATAATTGTTGCAACTCAAGAGAATCTACATCCTTAGAGAGCTTCTGGTGATCCTCAATGTTAGTTACATGAACAGTTGCCTCCAAGTATGAATTTGTGTCAAACCAATGCTTCATCGCATAAAAATTTTGCGCATCAGTGAACAAATGGAAAACAATGCTGCCAGAATCCTGAAATGTGTTATAAGACATAAGTTGCAATCATATGAatacctcaaaactcaaaagtTTTTCAATCGTTTGGAAAGAACTGTATACCTGGGAGTTTATAACTGTTGAATTAATAGTGGTTGAAGCTGCAAGTACGTTGGCTGTTGCGTGGTTGTTTTTAGTTTCCTTTTGCCGGAACTGGTCCTTCCTTTTTCTGGCACTAAGTTGTCTCGCTTTTCCTTTGTAAACCTTCTTTTACTCCTAGTCTAATAAAATCGGCAGACCTCCTGCCGtcctttctaaaaaaaaaagctgcaAGTACGTTCCTGGAAAATATTACGCAGTGATGGAAGGTAGGACTTTCAAGCTTCTTCTTATTTAACTGGTCCATGCGAATTGATGTGGATTTGAAATATTCTACTGTCAGTCTCATGTTCAAGCAATGGTGAGTTTTCGGCATAGTCTGGACACCAAGATGATATAGAAATGCACTCTGTCTTGTATGGAAATAAGCTTCATCTTCAGTTAGATCAAGTAGCTGCCTAAGTTTCCGTTCAACATTTGAGCAACCTACTTCACAAGATTT comes from the Phragmites australis chromosome 22, lpPhrAust1.1, whole genome shotgun sequence genome and includes:
- the LOC133905091 gene encoding probable galacturonosyltransferase 7, yielding MKDAIVKKLKDQFFMARAHYPSVAKLKNQEKFTRELKQNIQEHERMLSDAIADADLPPFFEKKLEKMERAIERAKSCEVGCSNVERKLRQLLDLTEDEAYFHTRQSAFLYHLGVQTMPKTHHCLNMRLTVEYFKSTSIRMDQLNKKKLESPTFHHCVIFSRNVLAASTTINSTVINSQDSGSIVFHLFTDAQNFYAMKHWFDTNSYLEATVHVTNIEDHQKLSKDVDSLELQQLWPAEEFRVTIHNHSEPSHRQMKTEYISVFGHSHFLLPDLLPSLNRVVVLDDDLIVQKDLSFLWNLNMGDKVIGAAQFCGVRLGQLRAYIAEHRFNTNACLWLSGLNIIELEKWRNRRITGLYDQLLQKLQKNSLTSQRLKALPVSLLAFQDLRYPLEDSWIQSGLGHDYEISRVDIEKAATLHYNGVMKPWLDLGIHNYKRYWRKYMTNGERFMTECNIHS